Proteins encoded together in one Cetobacterium somerae ATCC BAA-474 window:
- a CDS encoding MBL fold metallo-hydrolase, translating to MVENKSLNKDLVKEHGLSLYIKTNGKKILFDVGESKKFWKNAEKIGINLEEIDYLVLSHGHKDHGGGLPYFLKKNKKAKIYCSEYYFDKHYKKILGAYIDIGIPYEYLDVERFNFIQNTFNLENIYLFHCFDKKSDNPINENLYMKNENGEYEKDSFKHELHMIIKENNINTLLVGCAHIGIENILEQCKTEKIEIHSIIGGLHLSSRTSLNKNEKYIDDLIEYLNKTSINTIFPCHCTGEFGIKKLEKNSGFQVFEIQTGSKLEI from the coding sequence TTGGTAGAAAATAAAAGTTTAAATAAAGATTTAGTAAAGGAGCATGGCCTCTCTTTGTACATAAAAACAAATGGGAAAAAGATATTATTTGATGTAGGTGAAAGTAAAAAATTTTGGAAAAATGCAGAGAAAATAGGAATTAATCTAGAGGAAATAGATTATTTAGTCCTTTCTCATGGTCATAAAGATCATGGTGGAGGATTACCATACTTTTTAAAAAAAAATAAGAAAGCTAAAATATATTGTAGTGAGTATTATTTTGATAAACATTATAAAAAAATATTAGGAGCGTATATAGATATAGGTATACCCTATGAATACTTAGATGTTGAAAGATTTAATTTTATTCAAAATACATTTAATTTAGAGAATATATATTTATTTCATTGTTTTGATAAGAAAAGTGATAATCCAATTAATGAAAATCTTTATATGAAAAATGAAAATGGTGAGTATGAAAAAGATAGTTTTAAACATGAGTTACATATGATAATAAAAGAAAATAATATTAATACTCTGCTTGTTGGATGTGCACATATAGGAATAGAGAATATTTTAGAGCAATGTAAAACAGAAAAAATTGAGATACATAGTATAATAGGTGGGCTTCATCTATCAAGTAGAACTAGTTTAAATAAAAATGAGAAATATATAGATGATTTGATAGAATACTTAAATAAAACAAGTATAAATACTATTTTCCCATGTCATTGTACTGGTGAATTTGGAATTAAAAAACTTGAAAAAAATAGTGGATTTCAAGTTTTTGAAATTCAAACAGGAAGTAAATTAGAAATTTAA
- a CDS encoding DMT family transporter, with protein MGESLALAAAFGWVGSSVFLERASKETGTLAVNLIRLVIAMLFLGVITYVKRGLVLPLDVTKESFKFLSISGLFGLFLGDFFLYKSYIKIGPRITLLVMTFSPIAVSILSFFILGEKIEGFKVLGMLLTIIGIAIVILKKKNDKEFSKVGFIYALLAMLGESLGIVFTRLGSIDYDSFATIQVRTIPAILAFIVYISLKKEWSNIKEGILNKKGMIYIVLGTIVATLGVTALVEAMKYANVGIVSTLAATSPILIIPISIIFFKEKVSILEGIGALISFVGITIFFIL; from the coding sequence TTGGGTGAAAGTTTAGCACTTGCTGCAGCATTTGGGTGGGTAGGAAGCTCTGTATTTTTAGAGAGAGCAAGTAAAGAAACAGGAACGTTAGCAGTGAATTTGATAAGATTAGTTATAGCTATGTTGTTTTTAGGAGTAATAACGTATGTGAAGAGAGGGTTAGTTTTACCTTTAGATGTAACAAAGGAATCATTTAAATTTTTATCTATTTCAGGATTGTTTGGCTTGTTTTTAGGAGATTTTTTTTTATATAAATCATATATTAAAATAGGACCAAGAATAACTTTATTAGTTATGACATTTAGTCCGATAGCTGTTTCGATTTTAAGCTTTTTTATACTAGGAGAAAAAATAGAAGGATTTAAAGTTTTAGGAATGCTATTAACAATAATTGGAATAGCTATTGTTATATTGAAAAAGAAAAATGATAAAGAGTTTTCAAAAGTTGGATTTATATATGCTTTATTAGCAATGTTAGGAGAAAGCTTAGGAATTGTTTTTACCAGATTAGGTTCTATTGATTATGATTCTTTTGCAACAATTCAAGTTAGAACAATACCAGCGATTTTAGCTTTTATAGTTTATATCTCTTTAAAAAAAGAATGGTCAAATATAAAAGAAGGAATTTTAAATAAAAAAGGTATGATATATATAGTTTTAGGGACTATTGTGGCAACTTTAGGAGTAACTGCATTAGTAGAAGCTATGAAATATGCAAATGTCGGAATTGTAAGCACTTTAGCAGCAACAAGCCCGATATTAATAATTCCTATATCAATTATATTTTTTAAAGAAAAAGTTAGTATATTAGAGGGGATAGGTGCTTTAATATCTTTTGTTGGAATTACGATATTTTTTATATTATAA
- a CDS encoding DUF1499 domain-containing protein — protein sequence MKRKLIIIFICYFSILLGEGSDKIMLKECPSTPNCVSSEAKDTKHYIKPISIDDKEGNVKEKLIKVIEKFQGKILEDKGNFLKVAFYSKFFGFEDIADFEIEPEKNVINIRSAAQTGWYDFGVNRKRMEKIREELK from the coding sequence ATGAAGAGAAAATTAATAATAATTTTTATTTGTTATTTTTCAATTTTACTAGGAGAGGGGAGCGATAAAATCATGTTAAAAGAATGTCCAAGTACACCGAATTGTGTTTCAAGTGAGGCAAAAGATACAAAACATTATATTAAACCAATATCTATAGATGATAAAGAGGGAAATGTGAAAGAGAAACTTATAAAAGTAATAGAAAAATTTCAAGGTAAAATTTTAGAAGATAAGGGAAATTTTTTAAAAGTAGCTTTTTATAGTAAATTTTTTGGATTTGAAGATATAGCAGATTTTGAGATAGAACCAGAAAAAAATGTAATAAATATAAGATCAGCAGCTCAAACAGGATGGTATGATTTTGGAGTAAATAGAAAAAGAATGGAAAAGATAAGGGAAGAGTTAAAATAA
- the rbr gene encoding rubrerythrin, which translates to MGKSIKGTKTEQNLLKAFAGESQARQRYTLFADKARSEGYEQIAALFEETALNEQYHARRFFSYLEGGPVEITATYPAGIVGTTMENLEEAAAGEYEEWAELYPGFAEVATEEGFPQVAAAFKVIVEVEKLHEKRYRKLLKNLGEDHVFKKDNDVRWKCRKCGYVHEGIEAPKVCPSCLEKQKEFELECINY; encoded by the coding sequence ATGGGTAAATCTATAAAAGGAACTAAAACTGAACAAAATTTATTAAAAGCTTTTGCAGGAGAATCTCAAGCAAGACAGAGATACACACTATTTGCAGATAAGGCTAGAAGTGAAGGTTATGAGCAAATTGCTGCATTATTTGAGGAAACAGCTTTAAATGAGCAGTATCATGCAAGAAGATTTTTCTCATATTTAGAAGGTGGACCAGTTGAGATAACAGCAACTTATCCAGCAGGAATAGTTGGAACAACTATGGAAAATTTAGAGGAAGCGGCAGCAGGAGAATATGAAGAGTGGGCAGAGTTATACCCTGGATTTGCAGAAGTTGCTACAGAAGAGGGATTTCCTCAAGTTGCAGCAGCATTTAAAGTTATTGTAGAAGTTGAGAAATTACATGAAAAAAGATATCGTAAATTATTAAAAAATTTAGGAGAAGATCATGTATTTAAAAAAGATAACGATGTAAGATGGAAGTGTAGAAAGTGTGGTTATGTTCACGAAGGAATAGAGGCACCAAAAGTTTGCCCATCTTGTTTAGAGAAGCAAAAAGAGTTTGAGTTAGAGTGTATTAATTACTAA
- a CDS encoding nitroreductase family protein: MDFLSRRSIRKYTSQNIEKEKLDEILKVALTAPTGRNLKPFELILIKEKNALNKLSLSKSIGSAMLKEANAAIIVLGNPEISNTWNEDASIVSFSIQLKAFELELGSCWINVKDRKTSDNTESEEYIKNNFNIPSHLKIVSIISLGYPNEHKPPHDDKDMDFSKIHLEKY; encoded by the coding sequence ATGGATTTTTTATCAAGAAGATCAATTAGAAAATATACTTCACAAAATATTGAAAAAGAAAAATTAGATGAAATACTAAAAGTGGCTTTAACTGCTCCTACTGGAAGAAATTTAAAACCATTTGAGTTGATTCTAATAAAAGAAAAAAATGCATTAAATAAGCTATCTCTATCAAAATCTATTGGATCTGCTATGTTAAAAGAAGCTAATGCAGCCATTATTGTCTTAGGTAATCCTGAAATTTCAAATACTTGGAATGAAGATGCTTCTATTGTTTCTTTCAGCATACAACTTAAAGCTTTTGAACTAGAACTTGGAAGCTGTTGGATAAATGTTAAAGATAGAAAAACAAGCGATAATACAGAATCAGAAGAGTATATTAAAAATAATTTTAATATACCTAGTCACTTAAAAATAGTTTCTATCATTTCCTTAGGTTATCCAAATGAACACAAACCTCCACATGATGATAAAGATATGGATTTTTCTAAAATTCATTTAGAGAAATATTAA
- a CDS encoding pyridoxamine 5'-phosphate oxidase family protein: MMMPIKFDKEQIKKEVEEFRGDFKSVILGTKSKNGDVDVTYAPYLNFEGEGYIYISEIGDHFDNLKDNPQFEIMFLQDEKDAASVLVRKRLRYNVVAEFKERDEKFDVILDAFEEKVGEGMKVVRKMQDFHLVKLNIVNGRFVKGFGQAYNLKDGDVVQMTGDKKSHR; this comes from the coding sequence ATGATGATGCCAATAAAATTTGATAAAGAACAAATAAAAAAAGAGGTAGAAGAGTTTAGAGGAGACTTTAAATCAGTTATATTAGGAACAAAATCTAAAAATGGAGATGTTGATGTGACATATGCTCCATACTTAAATTTCGAAGGAGAAGGGTATATTTACATTAGTGAAATTGGAGATCATTTTGATAATTTAAAAGATAATCCTCAATTTGAAATTATGTTTTTACAAGATGAGAAAGATGCAGCTTCTGTTCTAGTAAGAAAGAGATTAAGATACAATGTAGTAGCTGAATTTAAGGAAAGAGATGAAAAATTTGATGTAATATTAGATGCTTTTGAAGAGAAAGTTGGAGAAGGAATGAAAGTTGTTCGTAAAATGCAAGATTTTCATTTAGTAAAGTTAAATATAGTTAATGGAAGATTTGTAAAAGGATTTGGACAAGCATATAATTTAAAAGATGGAGATGTTGTTCAAATGACAGGAGATAAAAAATCTCATAGATAG
- a CDS encoding ABC transporter ATP-binding protein: protein MLNSIFKYYLKERKLLTYFLVSSFFVTVLDLYGPIVVQNLIDNSIPKKNINEFFMFSAFLLTLYIIRLFLSIYSSSRGQLMGNRIKFFMREDLFKKILNQPDTYFMKNQSGDIISRVTNDLENVSALLYRGLEDFLFSILSIAGAMALMATFNLKLTLITMIPLPIAIYFTIIQNKKLKYGYIEVRERFSKLTSGIHNSLKTIFFIKDNVLEKDTLEKFSSKNKELLSVEKNNIFNTSALMSGINFYNQLTQLIVIFIGGYMHIKGEISFGIIVSFILLTNRFRVYLLRLMGLVDVFQRGATGISRFLEIMNIPNIKDGNTIIEKNIDSIKVDGLNFAFGKQEVIKNLSITIEKGEKVAFVGESGVGKTTIFSLLKRTFLPEENTIFINDLCIHEVDRESLLNKIAIVDQRDSLMNETILENIKVVKRDATKKEIEEALELAELKEFVESLEKKENTKLGQGGIELSSGQKQRLSMARLFLKDPEIIFLDEGTSALDNILEKKIMDNILQKFEDKIIISIAHRLNTLKKFNKIVVLGKDGIKEIGDFQSLIDKKGVFFNMYKAGNL from the coding sequence ATGTTAAATAGTATTTTCAAGTACTATTTAAAAGAAAGAAAACTGCTAACTTATTTTTTAGTTAGCAGTTTTTTTGTAACCGTACTGGATTTATATGGACCGATAGTTGTCCAAAATTTAATTGATAACTCAATTCCCAAGAAAAATATAAATGAATTTTTTATGTTCTCAGCTTTTTTATTAACGCTTTATATTATAAGATTATTTTTATCAATTTACTCTAGTTCAAGAGGACAGTTGATGGGAAATAGAATAAAATTTTTTATGAGAGAAGATTTATTTAAAAAAATATTAAATCAACCAGATACATATTTTATGAAAAATCAAAGTGGAGATATCATATCAAGAGTTACAAATGACTTAGAAAATGTTTCAGCTCTTCTATATAGAGGACTAGAAGATTTTTTATTTTCAATATTATCAATAGCCGGAGCTATGGCTTTAATGGCTACTTTTAATTTGAAGTTAACTTTAATAACAATGATTCCATTACCAATAGCTATATATTTTACAATAATTCAAAATAAGAAATTAAAATATGGCTACATAGAAGTAAGAGAAAGATTTTCTAAATTAACATCAGGAATTCACAATTCGTTGAAAACTATATTCTTTATAAAAGATAATGTCCTAGAAAAAGATACTTTAGAGAAGTTTTCAAGTAAAAATAAAGAGTTATTAAGTGTAGAGAAAAATAATATATTTAATACATCAGCTTTAATGTCCGGTATTAATTTTTATAATCAACTCACTCAACTTATTGTTATATTTATAGGTGGATACATGCATATAAAAGGTGAAATAAGTTTTGGAATTATTGTGAGTTTTATATTATTGACTAATAGATTTAGAGTGTATCTTTTAAGACTTATGGGCCTTGTAGATGTATTTCAAAGAGGAGCTACAGGAATAAGCAGGTTTTTAGAAATTATGAATATTCCAAATATTAAAGATGGAAATACAATTATAGAAAAAAATATAGACAGCATAAAGGTAGACGGATTAAATTTTGCATTTGGTAAACAAGAAGTTATAAAAAATTTATCAATAACTATAGAAAAAGGAGAAAAAGTAGCATTTGTTGGAGAGAGTGGAGTAGGAAAAACAACAATATTTTCACTTTTAAAAAGAACATTTTTACCTGAAGAAAATACAATTTTTATAAATGATTTATGCATCCATGAGGTAGATAGAGAAAGTTTGTTAAATAAAATAGCGATAGTCGATCAGAGAGATAGTTTGATGAATGAAACAATATTAGAGAATATAAAAGTAGTAAAAAGAGATGCAACAAAAAAAGAGATAGAAGAAGCATTAGAATTAGCTGAATTAAAAGAATTTGTAGAAAGTTTAGAAAAGAAAGAAAATACAAAACTAGGCCAAGGTGGAATTGAATTGAGTTCAGGACAGAAGCAAAGGCTATCAATGGCAAGATTATTTTTAAAAGACCCAGAAATCATATTTTTAGATGAAGGAACTTCAGCATTGGACAATATTTTAGAGAAAAAAATAATGGATAATATTCTACAGAAATTTGAAGATAAAATAATAATTTCAATAGCTCATAGATTAAATACACTTAAAAAATTTAACAAAATTGTAGTTTTAGGTAAAGATGGAATTAAGGAAATAGGCGATTTTCAAAGTTTAATTGATAAAAAAGGTGTATTTTTTAATATGTACAAAGCTGGAAATTTATAA
- a CDS encoding ABC transporter substrate-binding protein: MKRVITLIFTILISNLVYALKIENDFIIDSRGNKIVKKEYKKVLILDPAAVEAFYLIGGENNIVAIADTAKNPIWPQEKTKDLPKAGTIMKPSVEQVLMYSPDLVILNTMSESFGESLKARKLNFIINEANSFEQILNNLEIYGVITGKEENTDRLIDSYNLKLKMIKEKIAEKPLKIKGGFLFSTSPMMVFSPNSLPGQIFDTLGIENIAKGLPGGRPILSPEFLLAENPDILVGSMAIKNKNDILNSNPVVKQTKAGQKGNIMIIESDKILRGTPRVIDALEELYKELSNVK, from the coding sequence ATGAAAAGAGTAATAACATTAATTTTTACTATTTTAATTAGTAATCTAGTTTATGCTTTAAAAATAGAAAATGATTTTATTATAGATTCAAGAGGGAATAAAATAGTAAAGAAAGAGTATAAAAAAGTTTTAATATTAGATCCGGCAGCAGTGGAAGCATTTTATTTAATTGGTGGAGAAAATAATATAGTAGCAATAGCAGACACTGCAAAAAATCCAATTTGGCCACAAGAAAAAACAAAGGATTTACCAAAAGCAGGAACAATAATGAAACCTTCAGTAGAACAAGTTTTAATGTATAGCCCAGATTTAGTAATACTAAATACTATGTCTGAAAGTTTTGGAGAAAGTTTAAAAGCAAGAAAATTAAACTTTATAATTAATGAAGCTAATTCTTTTGAACAAATTTTAAATAATTTAGAAATATATGGAGTTATAACTGGAAAGGAAGAAAATACAGATAGATTAATTGATAGTTATAATTTAAAATTAAAAATGATAAAAGAGAAAATAGCAGAAAAACCTTTAAAAATAAAGGGAGGATTTTTATTTTCAACATCTCCAATGATGGTGTTTAGTCCAAATTCATTACCAGGTCAAATTTTCGATACTTTAGGAATAGAAAATATAGCAAAAGGGTTACCAGGTGGAAGACCAATATTATCGCCAGAATTTTTATTAGCAGAAAATCCGGATATACTTGTAGGTTCAATGGCTATAAAAAATAAAAATGATATTTTAAATAGTAATCCAGTTGTAAAACAAACAAAAGCGGGACAAAAAGGGAATATAATGATAATTGAATCAGACAAAATACTAAGAGGAACGCCTAGAGTAATTGATGCTTTAGAGGAGTTATACAAGGAGTTGTCAAATGTTAAATAG
- a CDS encoding ABC transporter ATP-binding protein, which translates to MGVKVNNLSFSYGEREILKKLKVNITKGKMTGILGPNGCGKSTFLKNILGYLNPSEGDIEFNGKETKELSKKEKARLVSLVPQKSNLMTNMSVKDFVLMGRLPHLKSSWAGYSYEDRRKVEDNLKFLGLEKFSERVAISLSGGEFQRVLLARALTQDPEILLLDEPTSALDLNHAVELLNKVKSLVVEKSLTGVAVLHDLNLAAMFCDELIMMKDGEIKYQGTPSEVLTEENLQKVYNLKAKVIKDQSGIPYIIPLV; encoded by the coding sequence ATGGGTGTAAAAGTGAATAATCTGTCATTTTCTTATGGAGAGAGAGAGATTTTAAAAAAATTAAAAGTTAATATAACTAAAGGAAAAATGACGGGGATATTAGGACCAAACGGTTGTGGTAAATCGACATTTTTAAAGAATATATTAGGATATTTAAATCCAAGTGAAGGGGATATTGAGTTTAATGGAAAGGAAACAAAGGAACTTTCTAAAAAAGAGAAAGCAAGATTAGTTTCCTTAGTTCCACAAAAGTCAAATTTAATGACAAATATGTCAGTTAAGGATTTTGTTTTAATGGGGAGACTTCCTCATTTAAAATCTAGTTGGGCAGGATATTCATATGAAGATAGAAGAAAAGTTGAAGATAATTTAAAGTTTTTAGGATTGGAAAAATTTTCTGAAAGAGTAGCAATTAGTCTTTCTGGAGGAGAGTTTCAAAGAGTTTTATTAGCAAGAGCTTTAACTCAAGATCCAGAAATTTTATTATTAGATGAACCAACTTCAGCTTTAGATTTAAATCATGCAGTTGAATTATTAAATAAGGTAAAAAGCTTAGTGGTTGAAAAATCTTTAACAGGAGTAGCAGTATTACATGATTTAAATTTAGCTGCTATGTTTTGTGATGAACTTATTATGATGAAAGATGGAGAGATAAAATATCAAGGAACACCATCTGAAGTTTTGACAGAAGAAAATTTACAAAAAGTTTATAATTTAAAGGCTAAAGTTATAAAAGATCAGAGTGGAATACCATATATTATTCCATTAGTTTAG
- a CDS encoding FecCD family ABC transporter permease translates to MKKHISLILILGIILTGTLSIGLGSVSVPLEQLFSISTAPDYIKTIIYDIRLPRIVMALLIGMMLSSSGVVVQAVFQNPLADPYIIGIAASATLGAVIAYVFQLPDIFYGILAFLSCLISTFIIFKLSNRSGKVDITTLLIVGIAVSAFIGAFTSFAMYLIGEESFKITMWLMGYLGGATWTKVFLLIIPLVFSLIFFYLQRNQLDALLSGDEEANSLGVDVHTLKAKVLTVSALVVAFSVAFSGMIGFVGLIIPHSIRMLVGPSNSRLIPNAALAGGFFLLVCDTIGRLFLAPVEIPIGVVTAFFGAPFFLYLAFKAKGGN, encoded by the coding sequence ATGAAAAAACACATATCGTTAATATTAATTCTGGGAATAATACTAACAGGAACACTTTCTATTGGTTTAGGAAGTGTTTCTGTACCATTGGAACAACTATTTTCCATAAGTACAGCACCAGATTATATAAAAACAATAATTTATGATATAAGATTACCAAGAATAGTGATGGCATTATTAATAGGAATGATGCTTTCATCAAGTGGAGTTGTAGTTCAAGCAGTATTTCAGAATCCACTAGCTGATCCATATATAATAGGAATTGCAGCAAGTGCTACACTCGGGGCTGTGATAGCATATGTATTTCAATTACCAGATATTTTTTATGGGATATTGGCATTTTTATCATGCTTAATAAGTACATTCATTATATTTAAGTTATCAAATAGAAGTGGTAAGGTTGACATAACAACTCTTCTAATAGTAGGAATAGCTGTATCAGCTTTTATAGGTGCTTTTACATCTTTTGCTATGTATTTAATAGGAGAGGAATCTTTTAAGATAACTATGTGGTTAATGGGGTATTTAGGAGGAGCAACTTGGACAAAAGTATTTTTACTTATAATTCCATTAGTTTTTTCTTTAATATTTTTTTACTTACAAAGAAATCAATTAGATGCATTATTATCAGGAGATGAAGAAGCTAACTCTTTAGGAGTTGATGTACATACATTGAAAGCAAAAGTATTAACAGTGTCGGCATTAGTTGTAGCATTTTCAGTTGCTTTTTCAGGAATGATTGGTTTTGTAGGATTAATTATACCTCATTCAATAAGAATGTTAGTAGGACCATCTAACTCTAGATTAATTCCTAATGCTGCCTTGGCAGGAGGATTTTTTTTATTAGTTTGTGACACAATAGGAAGATTGTTTTTAGCACCTGTTGAGATTCCAATTGGAGTTGTTACGGCATTCTTTGGAGCTCCATTCTTCTTATACTTAGCATTTAAAGCTAAAGGAGGAAACTAA
- a CDS encoding TonB-dependent receptor yields the protein MNKRIAVLSLIVTALSYSNDDFFYEDANKGVKLNESVISTTGFEIAQRNVTNTVTVITAKDIEEKNYQSVSEALKDVPSVNLIGDPKDPIIDMRGQGSKATANVQVLIDGVSVNLLDTSHAKTPINTVPVENIEKIEVIPGGGAILYGSGTRGGIINIVTKSGAGYTGGSVSGELNTFGGKKGEVSYGTTVGDLGININYTKNDYKGFRDGDESDSEYFEGSLKYKIDENQSFTFKYSRYKDDATSPRALTKEMLSNPKSNGLVGKYDELIVNNTKKDEFTGKYEYKFNEKVTLDLVGFYQKTDIYNENNYEKMSYSVKNYMDYTDEKIGFKPKLKVSYGESSSLILGYDYINNNLKRDSQMDMFSSEKYKNDLTKDTHSVFVLNRNAIGKFEFTQGVRYEYADYKTDRSYTKSSLSSGATTSDTSINRKTTMENMAYELVGNYLYSETGNIYVKGEKGFTSPTPSQLVDKIDGAYINNDLDSETYITYETGFKDYIFGSFISGAIYLTETNDEIATENYTGMNFRNYNIGKTRRYGLELNAEQYFGNLTVREGYALVKTKILKDQDKSIEGNEIADVPTNRFNIALDYKITSKVNVIWDTVYSSGYYLNNKNTEGKQNENIVTNLTLNYRPVESLRIYTGINNIFNEKYYNSISSDGKEYNPAAERSLYAGFKYNF from the coding sequence ATGAACAAAAGAATAGCAGTACTAAGTTTAATAGTAACAGCTTTAAGTTATTCAAATGATGATTTTTTCTATGAAGACGCTAATAAAGGGGTTAAATTAAATGAAAGTGTGATTTCAACAACGGGGTTTGAAATAGCACAAAGAAATGTAACAAATACAGTAACAGTTATTACAGCTAAAGATATAGAGGAAAAGAATTATCAATCTGTATCAGAGGCTTTAAAAGATGTACCAAGTGTCAATTTAATAGGTGATCCAAAAGATCCAATAATTGATATGAGAGGACAAGGAAGTAAAGCAACAGCAAATGTACAAGTTTTAATAGATGGTGTAAGTGTAAACTTATTAGATACATCTCATGCAAAAACACCAATTAATACAGTTCCGGTTGAAAATATTGAAAAAATTGAGGTTATTCCAGGCGGAGGAGCTATTCTTTATGGAAGTGGAACAAGAGGTGGAATAATAAATATTGTGACAAAATCAGGAGCAGGTTATACAGGAGGTTCTGTTTCAGGAGAGCTAAATACTTTTGGTGGAAAAAAAGGTGAGGTTTCTTATGGAACGACAGTTGGAGATTTAGGTATAAATATTAATTATACTAAGAATGATTACAAGGGGTTTAGAGATGGGGATGAATCAGATTCAGAGTATTTTGAAGGAAGTTTAAAATATAAAATTGATGAAAATCAAAGTTTTACCTTTAAGTACTCAAGATATAAGGATGATGCAACATCACCTAGAGCTCTTACAAAAGAGATGTTATCAAATCCTAAAAGTAATGGTCTTGTTGGTAAATATGATGAGTTAATTGTTAATAATACTAAGAAAGATGAATTTACAGGAAAATATGAGTACAAATTTAATGAAAAAGTAACTTTAGATTTAGTTGGATTCTATCAGAAAACAGATATATATAATGAAAATAATTATGAAAAAATGAGTTATAGTGTTAAAAATTATATGGATTATACTGACGAAAAGATAGGATTTAAACCGAAATTAAAAGTTAGCTATGGAGAATCAAGTAGTTTAATTTTAGGGTATGACTATATAAATAACAACTTGAAAAGAGATAGTCAAATGGATATGTTTAGTTCAGAAAAATATAAAAATGATTTAACTAAAGATACTCATAGTGTATTTGTTTTAAATAGAAATGCAATTGGTAAATTTGAATTTACTCAAGGTGTAAGATATGAATATGCAGATTATAAAACTGATAGATCATATACAAAAAGTTCTTTATCAAGTGGGGCAACAACATCAGATACAAGTATAAATAGAAAAACAACTATGGAAAATATGGCTTATGAGTTAGTAGGAAACTATTTGTATTCAGAGACAGGAAATATCTATGTGAAGGGAGAAAAAGGGTTTACTTCTCCAACACCTTCACAATTAGTAGATAAAATAGATGGAGCATATATTAATAATGATTTAGATTCAGAAACATATATAACATATGAAACAGGTTTTAAAGATTATATATTTGGAAGTTTTATAAGTGGAGCAATATATTTAACTGAAACAAATGATGAAATAGCAACAGAAAATTATACAGGAATGAATTTTAGAAATTATAATATTGGAAAAACAAGAAGATATGGTTTAGAGTTAAATGCAGAGCAGTACTTTGGAAATCTAACAGTAAGAGAAGGATATGCTTTAGTTAAGACAAAAATATTAAAAGATCAAGATAAATCAATTGAGGGAAATGAAATAGCAGATGTTCCTACAAATAGATTTAATATAGCATTAGATTATAAAATAACTTCAAAAGTTAATGTTATTTGGGATACAGTTTATTCGTCAGGTTATTATTTAAATAATAAAAATACAGAGGGTAAACAGAATGAAAACATTGTGACAAACTTAACATTAAATTATAGACCAGTTGAAAGTTTAAGAATTTATACAGGAATTAATAATATATTTAATGAAAAGTATTATAACTCTATAAGCTCAGATGGCAAAGAGTATAATCCAGCTGCAGAGAGAAGTCTTTACGCAGGATTTAAATATAATTTCTAA